In the Sarcophilus harrisii chromosome 1, mSarHar1.11, whole genome shotgun sequence genome, one interval contains:
- the TICAM1 gene encoding TIR domain-containing adapter molecule 1 isoform X2 — MGEDIPSLKGAFDILNRAGQDKLLYLKHKLKLLQPSSKGSGLLHAMVLLTLGQKTEARILLDSLRGDKAALSMAKTWESREPDQMELLPSEEQADIQLAVARIYQLLLEEKLCDASARNQAYYAALRTLHQHHDARLDSIWAEVQFHCSRDVCRTKSFQTLRSDMGYLPVSPKPSSRISSQPWPIRERSDVLAPESLPLTLRSTGSPASFPSKLDISQSPTLAFFTCQPQKGGPKGPSKLCGDPQSDSTEASGPEETSLWACSDPAASLSEQLDSSVPGVSGSQAPRPSTSPSPAPSVAPETSRHSVECNETLSDPTPPECVSTKPAEILESFGVLPELPPVSVLLAREEKATLLSVQEGDLPKKTSSPRSPVPPQDPSASLSSPLPSGPELDTGQRFFSFVILHAQEDEAIAFRVRDTLESLGVPDGATFCEEFQLPGRFELRCLQDAIDNSAFTVLLLTKHFDCHMSLHQVHMALINSITRKEKENSVIPFFPRESTLKSTQVSPLLRGLVSLDEKSPVFSKKVKSTFKSRKLQAQREVWKKQQEIQAIQEQTQQMVEDRKRVSQKKNALSDYTHEYKRLQQQLQSINFVVQNQGPFAYGYSTPQLPPWPHGLPTYFAPASSAFPANQLFPPMPFPPDPSSAPQLDPQSAGAQPLIIHNAHMVQLGLNNYMWGQKEGQGPSEEERTEEDGEDPGAL; from the exons ATGGGGGAGGACATCCCAAGCCTGAAGGGAGCCTTTGACAT CTTAAACCGAGCTGGGCAGGATAAACTCCTCTACCTCAAACACAAGCTGAAGCTCCTTCAGCCTAGCTCCAAGGGCAGCGGCCTCCTCCACGCCATGGTCCTGCTGACTCTAGGACAGAAGACAGAGGCCAGGATCCTCCTGGACTCCCTGAGAGGAGATAAGGCGGCACTCTCCATGGCTAAGACCTGGGAAAGCCGTGAGCCCGACCAGATGGAACTTTTGCCATCCGAGGAGCAGGCGGACATCCAATTGGCTGTTGCCCGCATTTACCAGTTACTTCTTGAAGAGAAACTATGTGACGCTTCGGCCCGGAACCAGGCCTACTATGCTGCTCTCCGGACCCTCCACCAGCATCATGACGCTCGGTTGGACAGTATCTGGGCTGAGGTCCAGTTCCACTGCAGCCGTGATGTCTGTAGAACCAAGAGTTTCCAGACCCTCAGGTCAGATATGGGCTACCTTCCAGTGTCCCCAAAGCCTTCCTCTAGGATCAGTAGTCAACCCTGGCCTATCAGGGAGAGGTCAGATGTCCTGGCACCTGAGTCACTTCCTCTGACCTTACGTTCTACTGGTAGTCCTGCCTCTTTCCCTAGCAAACTGGATATCAGTCAGTCCCCCACTTTGGCCTTCTTCACCTGCCAGCCCCAGAAAGGGGGTCCTAAAGGCCCCAGTAAACTGTGTGGAGACCCTCAGTCAGATTCCACAGAGGCCTCTGGACCAGAGGAGACGAGCCTCTGGGCTTGCTCGGACCCCGCTGCCTCACTCTCTGAACAGCTGGACAGCTCGGTCCCGGGGGTTTCTGGTTCTCAGGCTCCCAGACCCTCTACGTCCCCATCTCCTGCACCCTCAGTGGCCCCGGAGACCAGCAGGCATTCTGTGGAATGTAATGAAACACTTTCCGACCCCACGCCTCCAGAATGCGTCTCAACAAAGCCTGCAGAAATTCTTGAGAGTTTTGGGGTGCTCCCAGAATTGCCTCCCGTGTCAGTCCTTCTTGCTAGGGAAGAGAAGGCTACCCTACTCTCTGTACAAGAGGGTGATTTGCCCAAGAAGACCTCCAGTCCCAGGTCTCCCGTCCCCCCCCAGGATCCTTCTGCATCCCTCTCATCTCCACTGCCTTCAGGACCTGAGCTAGACACGGGACAGCGTTTCTTCAGCTTTGTGATCCTCCACGCCCAGGAGGACGAAGCCATCGCCTTTCGGGTCCGGGACACCCTGGAGAGCCTGGGCGTACCCGACGGAGCCACATTCTGTGAGGAGTTCCAGCTCCCCGGCCGTTTTGAGCTCCGGTGCTTACAAGATGCCATCGACAACTCGGCCTTTACGGTGCTCCTGCTCACCAAGCACTTCGATTGCCACATGAGCCTCCACCAGGTACATATGGCATTAATAAACTCCATCacgaggaaggaaaaagagaactccgttattcccttctttcctcgGGAGAGCACACTGAAATCTACCCAGGTCTCCCCGCTGTTGAGGGGCCTGGTGAGTCTGGATGAGAAGTCTCCTGTGTTTTCCAAGAAAGTCAAAAGCACCTTCAAATCTCGGAAGCTGCAAGCCCAGAGGGAGGTGTGGAAGAAACAACAGGAAATTCAGGCGATCCAGGAGCAGACCCAGCAGATGGTAGAGGACAGGAAGAGGGTGTCTCAGAAGAAGAACGCCCTCTCTGACTATACACACGAATATAAACGTCTGCAACAGCAGTTACAGAGCATCAACTTTGTGGTCCAGAATCAAGGACCCTTTGCTTATGGCTACAGTACACCGCAGCTACCTCCTTGGCCACATGGTCTCCCCACCTATTTTGCTCCTGCTTCCTCGGCTTTCCCAGCCAATCAGTTATTCCCACCTATGCCCTTCCCCCCTGACCCCAGCTCAGCCCCTCAGCTGGACCCTCAAAGTGCTGGAGCCCAGCCTCTTATCATCCATAATGCTCACATGGTACAACTGGGTCTCAACAACTACATGTGGGGCCAGAAGGAAGGGCAAGGTCCTAGTGAGGAAGAGAGAACTGAGGAAGACGGAGAAGACCCTGGAGCCCTCTAA
- the TICAM1 gene encoding TIR domain-containing adapter molecule 1 isoform X1 has protein sequence MGEDIPSLKGAFDILNRAGQDKLLYLKHKLKLLQPSSKGSGLLHAMVLLTLGQKTEARILLDSLRGDKAALSMAKTWESREPDQMELLPSEEQADIQLAVARIYQLLLEEKLCDASARNQAYYAALRTLHQHHDARLDSIWAEVQFHCSRDVCRTKSFQTLRSDMGYLPVSPKPSSRISSQPWPIRERSDVLAPESLPLTLRSTGSPASFPSKLDISQSPTLAFFTCQPQKGGPKGPSKLCGDPQSDSTEASGPEETSLWACSDPAASLSEQLDSSVPGVSGSQAPRPSTSPSPAPSVAPETSRHSVECNETLSDPTPPECVSTKPAEILESFGVLPELPPVSVLLAREEKATLLSVQEGDLPKKTSSPRSPVPPQDPSASLSSPLPSGPELDTGQRFFSFVILHAQEDEAIAFRVRDTLESLGVPDGATFCEEFQLPGRFELRCLQDAIDNSAFTVLLLTKHFDCHMSLHQVHMALINSITRKEKENSVIPFFPRESTLKSTQVSPLLRGLVSLDEKSPVFSKKVKSTFKSRKLQAQREVWKKQQEIQAIQEQTQQMVEDRKRVSQKKNALSDYTHEYKRLQQQLQSINFVVQNQGPFAYGYSTPQLPPWPHGLPTYFAPASSAFPANQLFPPMPFPPDPSSAPQLDPQSAGAQPLIIHNAHMVQLGLNNYMWGQKEGQGPSEEERTEEDGEDPGAL, from the coding sequence ATGGGGGAGGACATCCCAAGCCTGAAGGGAGCCTTTGACATCTTAAACCGAGCTGGGCAGGATAAACTCCTCTACCTCAAACACAAGCTGAAGCTCCTTCAGCCTAGCTCCAAGGGCAGCGGCCTCCTCCACGCCATGGTCCTGCTGACTCTAGGACAGAAGACAGAGGCCAGGATCCTCCTGGACTCCCTGAGAGGAGATAAGGCGGCACTCTCCATGGCTAAGACCTGGGAAAGCCGTGAGCCCGACCAGATGGAACTTTTGCCATCCGAGGAGCAGGCGGACATCCAATTGGCTGTTGCCCGCATTTACCAGTTACTTCTTGAAGAGAAACTATGTGACGCTTCGGCCCGGAACCAGGCCTACTATGCTGCTCTCCGGACCCTCCACCAGCATCATGACGCTCGGTTGGACAGTATCTGGGCTGAGGTCCAGTTCCACTGCAGCCGTGATGTCTGTAGAACCAAGAGTTTCCAGACCCTCAGGTCAGATATGGGCTACCTTCCAGTGTCCCCAAAGCCTTCCTCTAGGATCAGTAGTCAACCCTGGCCTATCAGGGAGAGGTCAGATGTCCTGGCACCTGAGTCACTTCCTCTGACCTTACGTTCTACTGGTAGTCCTGCCTCTTTCCCTAGCAAACTGGATATCAGTCAGTCCCCCACTTTGGCCTTCTTCACCTGCCAGCCCCAGAAAGGGGGTCCTAAAGGCCCCAGTAAACTGTGTGGAGACCCTCAGTCAGATTCCACAGAGGCCTCTGGACCAGAGGAGACGAGCCTCTGGGCTTGCTCGGACCCCGCTGCCTCACTCTCTGAACAGCTGGACAGCTCGGTCCCGGGGGTTTCTGGTTCTCAGGCTCCCAGACCCTCTACGTCCCCATCTCCTGCACCCTCAGTGGCCCCGGAGACCAGCAGGCATTCTGTGGAATGTAATGAAACACTTTCCGACCCCACGCCTCCAGAATGCGTCTCAACAAAGCCTGCAGAAATTCTTGAGAGTTTTGGGGTGCTCCCAGAATTGCCTCCCGTGTCAGTCCTTCTTGCTAGGGAAGAGAAGGCTACCCTACTCTCTGTACAAGAGGGTGATTTGCCCAAGAAGACCTCCAGTCCCAGGTCTCCCGTCCCCCCCCAGGATCCTTCTGCATCCCTCTCATCTCCACTGCCTTCAGGACCTGAGCTAGACACGGGACAGCGTTTCTTCAGCTTTGTGATCCTCCACGCCCAGGAGGACGAAGCCATCGCCTTTCGGGTCCGGGACACCCTGGAGAGCCTGGGCGTACCCGACGGAGCCACATTCTGTGAGGAGTTCCAGCTCCCCGGCCGTTTTGAGCTCCGGTGCTTACAAGATGCCATCGACAACTCGGCCTTTACGGTGCTCCTGCTCACCAAGCACTTCGATTGCCACATGAGCCTCCACCAGGTACATATGGCATTAATAAACTCCATCacgaggaaggaaaaagagaactccgttattcccttctttcctcgGGAGAGCACACTGAAATCTACCCAGGTCTCCCCGCTGTTGAGGGGCCTGGTGAGTCTGGATGAGAAGTCTCCTGTGTTTTCCAAGAAAGTCAAAAGCACCTTCAAATCTCGGAAGCTGCAAGCCCAGAGGGAGGTGTGGAAGAAACAACAGGAAATTCAGGCGATCCAGGAGCAGACCCAGCAGATGGTAGAGGACAGGAAGAGGGTGTCTCAGAAGAAGAACGCCCTCTCTGACTATACACACGAATATAAACGTCTGCAACAGCAGTTACAGAGCATCAACTTTGTGGTCCAGAATCAAGGACCCTTTGCTTATGGCTACAGTACACCGCAGCTACCTCCTTGGCCACATGGTCTCCCCACCTATTTTGCTCCTGCTTCCTCGGCTTTCCCAGCCAATCAGTTATTCCCACCTATGCCCTTCCCCCCTGACCCCAGCTCAGCCCCTCAGCTGGACCCTCAAAGTGCTGGAGCCCAGCCTCTTATCATCCATAATGCTCACATGGTACAACTGGGTCTCAACAACTACATGTGGGGCCAGAAGGAAGGGCAAGGTCCTAGTGAGGAAGAGAGAACTGAGGAAGACGGAGAAGACCCTGGAGCCCTCTAA